CGTTTCGTCGTCGAGACCACCGAAGGGCCGAGCCCGGTCGCCACCGAATGGACCGTGGAGGCGCGTGGCGGTGGCACCTGCGTGGTGCGCGTCGTCCATAGCTGGTTCGCCAGCAACGACGATTGGGATAGCCAGTTCGAGGGTCACACCTATGGCTGGCTGTCGTTCTTTCGGGTGCTCAAGCTCTATCTTGCCCATTTTGCCGGCCGGCATGGCACGTCGTTCCAGGTCATGGGCATTGCGCCCGAGCCGAAAAGCGAAGCCTGGATGGCATTGACCGGCCCGCTTGGCCTGGCCGGCGCAACAGCCGGCGACCAGGTGGCTACGCCGGCCGACGGCCCGCCGCTTGCCGGCGCGGTCGCATGGGCCGGCCAGCCGGAGGCGCCGGAGGAACTGCTTGTCCAGCTCGACCGGCCAGCGCCGGGCCTTGCCCATCTCGTGCCCCATGCCATGGGCGGCAAGGTCTATCTCACCATCCGTTTCTATCTCTATGGCGAGGGCGCGGGCGATGCCGCCCGGCAGGCGGAGACCGCCTGGACCGCTTGGATCGGCGCGCGTTTCGCCAGCCCAACCGAGGAGGTCTCGTGATGCCGATCAAGACGGATGGTCAGGAGCGCCGCTCCATTGCGCTGGAATT
This portion of the Phreatobacter stygius genome encodes:
- a CDS encoding SRPBCC family protein; the protein is MPVKKDASGRRSVEAEVEVPGTPDQVWAAIATGPGISSWFVPSEVEERTGGTAVSHFGPGNSMDSVGSITEWAPPRRFVVETTEGPSPVATEWTVEARGGGTCVVRVVHSWFASNDDWDSQFEGHTYGWLSFFRVLKLYLAHFAGRHGTSFQVMGIAPEPKSEAWMALTGPLGLAGATAGDQVATPADGPPLAGAVAWAGQPEAPEELLVQLDRPAPGLAHLVPHAMGGKVYLTIRFYLYGEGAGDAARQAETAWTAWIGARFASPTEEVS